From a single Desulfobacterales bacterium genomic region:
- a CDS encoding pyruvate carboxyltransferase produces the protein MAQMKYPKKVVLGDITVRDGFQHEEKFIPTEAKLWVAEQLILAGFKRIETTNFGNPKGMPQFKDADELSKLLKASKKVKHLIDDVEITTITIREKAVERAIEARKEGYGPDRILFMVSTSESHHIKNSGLSLAEYWKMCEAYIPKAHAAGIKVCGTVSTIWGCPIEGPTEMKKALEFTRRWLDIGADDIEHADHDGSAPPNKVYEYYAMVLDAIPDTTKHVAHFHVTRGWGLANILATLQAGITHFESTLGGTGGQPANFMDGVPVAGTGEYYYADPSITGLVCTEDLVVMMDEMGIDTGLDVDKVLQTGRMLERIVGRRLRSECAHTGRIPKELTGRK, from the coding sequence ATGGCTCAAATGAAATACCCGAAAAAAGTGGTTTTAGGCGACATTACCGTCAGGGATGGATTTCAGCATGAAGAGAAATTTATTCCCACCGAGGCCAAGTTATGGGTGGCTGAACAGTTGATTCTGGCAGGGTTTAAACGGATTGAAACCACCAATTTCGGAAATCCGAAGGGAATGCCGCAGTTTAAAGACGCGGATGAATTGTCCAAACTGCTCAAGGCAAGCAAAAAAGTGAAACATCTGATAGACGACGTTGAAATCACCACCATTACGATTCGTGAAAAAGCGGTGGAACGGGCTATTGAGGCGCGCAAGGAAGGGTATGGACCCGATCGGATCCTTTTTATGGTGTCCACCAGCGAATCCCATCATATCAAAAACTCCGGTCTTTCGCTGGCGGAATACTGGAAGATGTGTGAAGCCTATATTCCCAAGGCCCATGCTGCCGGCATAAAAGTGTGCGGAACGGTCAGCACCATCTGGGGGTGTCCCATTGAAGGGCCGACGGAAATGAAAAAGGCGCTGGAATTTACCCGCCGGTGGCTGGATATCGGGGCGGATGACATTGAGCATGCCGACCACGACGGTTCGGCGCCGCCGAATAAGGTTTATGAATACTACGCCATGGTCCTAGATGCTATTCCGGACACGACCAAACATGTGGCCCATTTTCATGTCACCCGGGGCTGGGGCCTGGCCAACATCCTGGCAACCCTCCAGGCAGGCATCACCCATTTTGAGTCGACTTTGGGGGGCACCGGCGGACAGCCCGCTAATTTTATGGACGGGGTTCCGGTGGCAGGCACCGGTGAATACTATTATGCCGACCCGAGCATTACCGGCCTGGTCTGTACGGAAGACTTGGTGGTAATGATGGATGAGATGGGAATCGATACGGGCCTTGACGTAGACAAGGTGCTCCAAACCGGCCGCATGCTGGAACGGATCGTTGGAAGGCGGTTGCGGTCGGAGTGCGCCCACACCGGCCGGATACCCAAGGAATTGACCGGACGTAAATAA
- a CDS encoding cupin domain-containing protein gives MKQKNEKPHINVDFFEDLTGAISNEKPGRTEGIGRRVRKLREEKGLSLDELSKLTGFEVELLANIEADKIQPQLGTAIKLSKALDSALGRLVSGVGDKLYSVTRKADQKVVSRSTARKGSKQVYTYKSLAPEVKGRHMEALIVQLEENPEKKRSVHDGEEFIYVLGGQVVLDIGGDTYQLEPGDSAYYLSTTPHLIASKSGKATILAVLYEG, from the coding sequence ATGAAACAAAAGAACGAGAAGCCTCACATTAATGTCGATTTTTTTGAAGACCTGACCGGTGCTATCTCTAATGAAAAACCGGGGCGGACGGAAGGGATCGGGCGTCGGGTCCGAAAACTGAGGGAGGAGAAAGGGTTGTCCCTCGACGAGCTTTCCAAACTGACGGGATTTGAGGTCGAACTTCTGGCAAATATTGAAGCGGATAAAATTCAGCCCCAGCTGGGTACGGCCATCAAACTTTCCAAGGCGCTGGACAGCGCCTTAGGCCGTCTGGTCTCAGGTGTCGGCGACAAACTCTATTCCGTAACCCGCAAGGCCGATCAGAAGGTGGTTTCGCGCTCCACCGCCCGCAAAGGCAGCAAACAGGTCTATACCTATAAGAGCCTGGCGCCGGAAGTAAAAGGGCGTCACATGGAAGCCCTGATTGTTCAACTTGAAGAAAATCCTGAAAAGAAAAGGTCCGTCCATGACGGCGAAGAATTCATTTACGTTCTGGGCGGGCAGGTTGTGCTGGACATCGGCGGGGACACTTATCAACTGGAGCCGGGGGACAGTGCCTATTACCTCTCCACCACCCCCCATCTGATTGCGTCCAAAAGCGGTAAAGCCACCATACTGGCGGTTCTGTATGAAGGATAA
- a CDS encoding enoyl-CoA hydratase-related protein: MTENILLTEEQNGILILTLNRPGVMNAFNFALLHALREQIEAVRFRPEVRVLIVTGAGQKAFCSGADLKERVSLSDIEVREYITTIRNLFTDIEQLNKPVIAAVNGIALGGGTELALASDLRIASLSATMGLTETRLAIIPGGGGTQRLPRLIGRGKAKELIFTGRRVDAQEALQIGLVNKICEPADLLGECLKMAAMICETGPIAVEQAKYAINYGLETDIHTGLAIESNAYWITIPTEDRLEGLAAFREKRKPVYKGK, encoded by the coding sequence ATGACTGAAAATATTCTATTGACCGAAGAACAAAACGGGATTTTGATACTGACCTTAAACCGGCCGGGGGTAATGAATGCCTTTAATTTCGCTCTGCTGCATGCCTTGCGGGAACAGATTGAAGCCGTTCGTTTTCGGCCGGAGGTAAGGGTGCTTATCGTTACCGGCGCCGGTCAAAAGGCTTTCTGCTCCGGGGCGGACTTAAAGGAGCGCGTCTCCTTGAGTGATATTGAGGTAAGAGAATACATAACGACCATCCGTAATCTTTTTACGGACATCGAGCAGCTGAACAAGCCGGTTATCGCGGCCGTTAACGGGATTGCACTGGGCGGCGGGACCGAACTGGCCCTGGCCAGCGATCTGCGGATTGCATCGCTCAGCGCCACCATGGGACTGACGGAAACCCGTCTGGCCATTATTCCGGGTGGCGGCGGGACCCAGCGGCTGCCGCGGCTGATCGGAAGGGGAAAGGCCAAAGAATTGATATTCACCGGCCGGCGGGTAGATGCCCAGGAGGCGCTGCAGATCGGGCTGGTGAATAAAATCTGCGAACCGGCCGACCTGCTGGGGGAATGCCTTAAAATGGCCGCCATGATCTGTGAAACCGGTCCCATTGCCGTCGAGCAGGCCAAATACGCGATTAATTACGGGCTTGAGACGGATATCCATACGGGACTGGCAATTGAATCAAATGCATACTGGATCACGATTCCCACCGAAGACCGTCTGGAAGGGCTGGCGGCGTTTCGGGAAAAACGAAAGCCGGTGTATAAGGGAAAGTGA